The sequence ATCTGTCCAGCTTGAACACACCCACTTCTGTATGCAGGTCCCCGTTACCTGCCGTTACAAAATAGTTCTTACCGCTGCCTTTTAAAAGTACCGGGTTCCCTGTTTTCAAAGTAAATCACGCACCAGTGGAACGATCTGGGTAATATGGTCGATCACTGCATCCGATTCGCGGCACAATCTTTCAGGCCTTGAGTTTCGCTGCTGGACTGTCAACACAGCAAAATCGGCTTCCCTGAATGCCATTATGTCATTAATAGCATCTCCTACCATAACGACCTTTTCATCTTATAGTTTAAGTTCCCTGATGATCCTGCATTTACGCTGCGGAGTTGAAAGCCCGAAGGTATGCTCCTTTTTGACACCGATACTTCTTGATACCATTTCAACATCCTCCTGCTTATCGCCTGATGCAATAAATGTATCTACACCTAACGCTTCAAGCTGGGATACAACATCCTCTGCTTCAGGATACGGGCATCCGCCCGTACTCAATGTATATGGGATACAACGTCGGGCCGCATCGACCATCAGGCCCACGCCCAAATATTGCTTATTATCACAGCGATCCCATACTGCTTCCAGCACTTCCTGGAGGTCAGATACCAGTGCTAAGGGATCAGAACTGATAATGGAATGTGCCTCATCAATACTCAATGATTTTTTGCTGCAACCAATATCGATCTTAACATTTAATTCCTTAATACATCGATGTACCGGATAACTCCCGTCCATCTGCATCAACTGTTCTGGCTCAATGTGCAGAATAATAATGGCAAAATCGGGATTAGTTCCTGCAAGGTCAGTTGTCACAATATC is a genomic window of ANME-2 cluster archaeon containing:
- a CDS encoding HAD family hydrolase; the encoded protein is MVKTAVVFDSAGTLLDMYRAAKDLRSGSIYYDIVTTDLAGTNPDFAIIILHIEPEQLMQMDGSYPVHRCIKELNVKIDIGCSKKSLSIDEAHSIISSDPLALVSDLQEVLEAVWDRCDNKQYLGVGLMVDAARRCIPYTLSTGGCPYPEAEDVVSQLEALGVDTFIASGDKQEDVEMVSRSIGVKKEHTFGLSTPQRKCRIIRELKL